A window of Streptomyces sp. Je 1-332 genomic DNA:
CACGCATCTGGTCCTCCTCCGTTCCGTTGCCAAGTCTTCTCGACCTGGTATCCCCCCGGGGGGAAGGGCCCGCGCCCACGGTGCGCGGCCGCCCTCGAGCGGGCCGGTCATAACAGAGTCTGCTACTGAGCTGCGAGGTCCGGGGCTACCTCCGCTCCCGGCACAGGTGGCGCCTCGGTGACGTCGAGGAAGACCTGGTCGGCCTGCGGCCAGCGTTCGGCCACGCCGGATTTGATGCGCTCCATGACGAGTTCCACGACCTCGCTGTCCCGGCCGGGGGCGAGGTCGATGCGGGCGGCGACGAGCGTCGAGTCCATGCCGAGCCGCATCGTGAGCAGGCTCGCGACACGGTCGATCTCGGGCTGCTCGGCGAGGAAGTGGGCTATCTCCTCGCGCAGTTCGGGGTCGACGGCCTCGCCGATGAGCTGGTCCCTGGCCTCCTTGCCCAGGCGGTAGGCCACCGCGATGAGCAGTAGACCGATCGCTATGGAGGCAGCTGCCTCGTAGACGACCTCGCCGGTCGCCATGTGCAGGCCCATGCCGATCATCGCGAGGGTCACGCCGAGCACGGCGGTTCCGTCCTCGGCGATCACGGTGCGCAAGGCCGGGTCGGAGCCGATGCCGCCCTCCTGTCGCCGCACCTGCCACAGCGCGCGGACGAGGGAACCCCCCTCGGCGAGGAACGCGACTCCGAGTACGACGAGACCGATGATGTAGCCGGTCGTGGTTTCGGAGCTCTCGGAGCGCAGCGCCTCGACGCCCTGGAAGACGGAGAAGCAGCCACCGGTGACGAAGATGCCGACGGCGGCGAGCAGCGACCAGAAGAAGCGCTCCTTGCCGTAGCCGAAGGGGTGCTGGCGGTCGGCCGGTTTACGGCTGCGGCGCAGCGCGGCCAGCAGGAAGACCTCGTTCATGCTGTCGGCGACCGAGTGAGCCGCCTCGGAGAGAAGCGCGGGTGAGGCCGCGAACAGTCCGCCCGCCACCTTGGCCACGGCGATGACCAGGTTTGCGGCGAGAGCCACCCACACGGTGGTCTTCGTCTCCTGGTCCTTCGACGACTTGTTCCTCGCGGCCTGCTCGCTCGGCTTACTCGCGGCCTGCTCGCTGGGCTTTCCCACGGCCTGCTCGCTGGGCGCTCGCTCGGCCGACGCCGGTCTGCTCGGCGTTTGCTCGGTCGACGGCTTGGCGGTCATCAGGCCTCGCAGTTCTGGTAGGTCTCAGGGGTGCTGCAGTGGACAACACGCCGTCGTGTACCCCGGCGATGTGGCTCCAGACGTGCAGGTGCCGTCGCTCCGTACGCGGGCCGGACGCGCGCATGGATCC
This region includes:
- a CDS encoding cation diffusion facilitator family transporter, with the protein product MTAKPSTEQTPSRPASAERAPSEQAVGKPSEQAASKPSEQAARNKSSKDQETKTTVWVALAANLVIAVAKVAGGLFAASPALLSEAAHSVADSMNEVFLLAALRRSRKPADRQHPFGYGKERFFWSLLAAVGIFVTGGCFSVFQGVEALRSESSETTTGYIIGLVVLGVAFLAEGGSLVRALWQVRRQEGGIGSDPALRTVIAEDGTAVLGVTLAMIGMGLHMATGEVVYEAAASIAIGLLLIAVAYRLGKEARDQLIGEAVDPELREEIAHFLAEQPEIDRVASLLTMRLGMDSTLVAARIDLAPGRDSEVVELVMERIKSGVAERWPQADQVFLDVTEAPPVPGAEVAPDLAAQ